A section of the Halopiger aswanensis genome encodes:
- a CDS encoding DUF7344 domain-containing protein, with amino-acid sequence MVGWNTGDDGTVPIDNGFEALSDPYRRALCRYVLRTDADIVACEELVDYLADEATVATGTTDRDRQTLESALHHRHLPALVDAGVVEYDRQSGAVYLDRDATAALLERVRATVTNLQNAPIERERDDQ; translated from the coding sequence ATGGTTGGGTGGAACACGGGGGACGACGGCACTGTTCCGATCGATAACGGATTCGAGGCACTGAGCGATCCGTACCGCCGAGCGCTCTGTCGGTACGTCCTACGAACGGACGCGGATATCGTCGCGTGCGAGGAACTCGTCGACTATCTCGCCGACGAGGCGACGGTAGCGACCGGCACCACGGATCGCGACAGGCAAACCCTCGAGTCGGCGCTTCACCACCGGCATCTCCCTGCGCTCGTCGACGCGGGAGTCGTCGAGTACGACCGCCAAAGCGGTGCCGTCTACCTCGATCGCGATGCGACCGCGGCGCTGCTCGAGCGCGTTCGGGCGACGGTCACGAACCTACAGAACGCGCCGATCGAGCGAGAACGAGACGACCAGTAA
- a CDS encoding DUF7095 family protein: MTGFDRSDAVDRLEELVDTVENDRMPVPVREVWAFGDVALGLDPVERLDVYLTKDILMRDDSANEGTDGSDEPDPEARFRESHGIEGVGKSVRADWAAEHPEYLRANAAGHAAPEKCLAAHLIGDEDEPIHLEVCNSPFEDNVTQRLRGAKLRDDYTQLLDPRGVCLWADGVRSDEAFRKLRESELALPTLSSALEMLGMDGDEASAAAKELHAWREEQEGVTVRGDVV, from the coding sequence ATGACTGGCTTTGACCGCAGCGACGCGGTCGATCGACTCGAGGAACTCGTCGACACCGTCGAGAACGACCGGATGCCCGTGCCGGTGCGGGAGGTCTGGGCGTTCGGCGACGTCGCGCTCGGGCTCGACCCCGTCGAGCGGCTCGACGTTTACCTGACGAAGGACATCCTGATGCGCGACGACAGCGCGAACGAGGGTACCGACGGCTCCGACGAGCCTGACCCGGAAGCGCGGTTTCGCGAGTCCCACGGCATCGAGGGCGTCGGCAAGTCCGTCCGAGCCGACTGGGCCGCCGAACACCCCGAGTATCTCCGAGCCAACGCGGCCGGCCACGCTGCGCCCGAGAAGTGCCTCGCCGCCCACCTGATCGGCGACGAGGACGAGCCGATCCACCTCGAGGTCTGTAACTCTCCCTTCGAGGACAACGTCACCCAGCGGCTGCGCGGCGCGAAGCTGCGCGACGACTACACGCAACTGCTCGATCCTCGCGGCGTCTGCCTGTGGGCCGACGGCGTCCGCAGCGACGAGGCGTTCCGCAAACTTCGTGAGAGCGAACTCGCCCTCCCGACGCTCTCGTCCGCCCTCGAGATGCTCGGGATGGACGGCGACGAGGCGTCGGCGGCAGCCAAAGAACTCCACGCCTGGCGCGAGGAGCAAGAGGGCGTGACAGTCCGTGGCGACGTCGTCTAA
- a CDS encoding alpha/beta fold hydrolase encodes MRHRVFNEDGDEELVFVMGWGNRWTHENVSWLIGELTDAGYRVHAFELPTNIDDFKADWLEPIAEYVLDLDGYQLLGHSAGALVAQALDGADNHVYLSPWWGYGDGYPDLALEAVSQIPTTFPFLPVGEMDRSALGEKATDHQLATLPRWISPAFVRETRHAQKELLAIDHDAVVFCSLRDPVIDLRPIGERVPAEHVVLYNGGHELFSSASRDRHIDTLLAALEEGAEAVEETADDEEAAVPA; translated from the coding sequence ATGCGACACCGCGTCTTCAACGAGGACGGCGACGAGGAACTCGTCTTCGTCATGGGCTGGGGGAACCGCTGGACCCACGAGAACGTCAGCTGGCTCATCGGCGAGCTGACCGACGCCGGCTACCGCGTCCACGCGTTCGAACTCCCCACGAACATCGACGACTTCAAAGCCGACTGGCTCGAGCCGATCGCCGAGTACGTCCTCGACCTCGACGGCTACCAGCTGTTGGGTCACAGCGCCGGCGCACTCGTCGCGCAGGCCTTAGACGGCGCGGACAACCACGTCTACCTGAGCCCGTGGTGGGGGTACGGCGACGGCTACCCGGACCTGGCTCTCGAGGCCGTCTCCCAGATACCGACGACGTTCCCGTTCCTCCCCGTCGGCGAGATGGATCGATCGGCGCTCGGCGAGAAAGCGACCGACCACCAGCTCGCGACGCTGCCGCGGTGGATCTCGCCGGCGTTCGTCCGCGAGACGCGCCACGCCCAGAAGGAACTGCTCGCGATCGACCACGACGCGGTCGTCTTCTGCTCGCTTCGCGATCCGGTCATCGACCTCCGGCCGATCGGCGAGCGCGTCCCCGCCGAGCACGTCGTCCTCTACAACGGCGGCCACGAACTGTTCTCCTCGGCGAGCCGCGACCGGCACATCGACACGCTGCTGGCCGCGCTCGAGGAGGGCGCCGAGGCTGTCGAAGAAACGGCGGACGACGAGGAAGCGGCAGTTCCGGCCTGA
- the ncsA gene encoding tRNA 2-thiolation protein NcsA, with amino-acid sequence MDCNRCDDEAVMHAAYSGAHLCEDHFRESVEKRVRRRVRRDDLVPQDASPDDPETWVIGLSGGKDSVVLTQILHDTFAEDPRIELVGLTIHEGIEGYRDKSVDACVDLTDDLEIRHELVSYEDEFGIQMDDVVEDDPENMAACAYCGVFRRDILERYADELEADLLLTGHNLDDEAQTALMNFLEGDVAQIAKHFDASLGPLSEREEQDDFIPRAKPLRDVPEKEVALYAHLNDLPAHITECPHASEAYRGEIQQLLYDLEENHPGTRHSILSGYEELAQMVAAEFNDDDGNGEGADLQECEQCGSMTTRDVCRKCSLLETLV; translated from the coding sequence ATGGACTGTAACCGGTGTGACGACGAGGCGGTCATGCACGCCGCCTACTCGGGGGCACACCTCTGCGAGGACCACTTCCGCGAGTCGGTCGAAAAGCGGGTGCGCCGGCGCGTCCGACGGGACGATCTCGTGCCGCAGGACGCCTCGCCCGACGACCCCGAAACGTGGGTCATCGGCCTCTCCGGGGGGAAAGACAGCGTCGTCCTCACGCAGATCCTCCACGACACGTTCGCGGAAGACCCGCGCATCGAACTCGTCGGGCTGACGATCCACGAGGGGATCGAGGGCTACCGCGACAAGTCGGTCGACGCCTGCGTCGACCTCACCGACGACCTCGAGATCCGCCACGAACTCGTCAGCTACGAGGACGAGTTCGGGATTCAGATGGACGACGTCGTCGAGGACGACCCCGAAAACATGGCCGCCTGCGCCTACTGCGGCGTCTTCCGGCGCGACATCTTAGAGCGCTACGCCGACGAACTCGAGGCCGACCTCCTGCTGACGGGTCACAATCTGGACGACGAGGCCCAAACTGCGCTGATGAACTTCCTCGAGGGCGACGTCGCCCAGATCGCCAAACACTTCGACGCCAGCCTCGGTCCGCTCTCGGAGCGCGAGGAGCAAGACGATTTCATTCCGCGCGCGAAGCCGTTGCGGGACGTTCCCGAGAAGGAGGTCGCCCTCTACGCGCACCTCAACGATCTCCCCGCCCACATCACGGAGTGTCCCCACGCCAGCGAGGCCTACCGCGGCGAGATCCAGCAACTGCTCTACGATCTCGAGGAGAACCACCCCGGAACCCGCCACTCGATCCTCTCGGGGTACGAGGAACTAGCCCAGATGGTAGCCGCGGAGTTCAACGACGACGACGGGAACGGCGAGGGTGCCGACCTACAGGAGTGCGAGCAGTGTGGATCGATGACGACGCGAGACGTCTGTCGGAAGTGCTCGCTGCTCGAGACGCTGGTCTGA
- a CDS encoding double zinc ribbon domain-containing protein, producing the protein MGPIGWLVFVPMLLIGGYQVRRERREWSEAERERTALNYGLNCGSPVYSEGFGAVDDSDADDDGDWRVRYCSTCGVPLESFLSPGPGGSETSSVDDRFETDTDRSGSVTNCSDCGAPNDPDRTTCKHCDADL; encoded by the coding sequence ATGGGACCGATCGGCTGGCTGGTCTTCGTCCCGATGCTGCTGATCGGCGGCTACCAGGTGCGCCGCGAGCGGCGCGAGTGGTCCGAGGCCGAACGCGAGCGGACCGCCCTCAACTACGGTCTCAACTGCGGATCGCCGGTCTATTCCGAGGGGTTCGGGGCAGTCGACGATTCGGATGCCGACGACGACGGCGACTGGCGAGTTCGCTACTGCTCGACCTGTGGGGTGCCGCTCGAGTCGTTCCTGTCTCCCGGCCCCGGCGGCTCCGAGACCAGTTCCGTCGACGACCGTTTTGAAACCGATACGGATCGGTCGGGTTCCGTAACGAACTGCTCGGACTGCGGTGCGCCCAACGATCCGGATCGAACGACGTGCAAGCACTGCGACGCCGACCTGTAA
- the ftsZ gene encoding cell division protein FtsZ, with translation MQDIVQDALENAEQEARQMDAEFDGDEFGDPRIVIVGCGGAGNNTVNRLYNIGVDGADTVAINTDKQHLKMIEADTKILVGKSLTNGLGAGGDPSMGERATEMAQGTIKEVLGDADLVFVTAGMGGGTGTGAAPVVSEIAKEQGAIVVGMVSTPFNVERARTVKAEEGLEKLREQADSIIVLDNNRLLDYVPNLPIGKAFSVMDQIIAETVKGISETITQPSLINLDYADMSTIMNQGGVAVMLVGETQDKNKTDEVVKDAMNHPLLDVDYRGASGGLVHITGGPDLTLKEAEGIADNITERLEASANVIWGARIQENYKGKVRVMAIMTGVQSAQVLGPTTQKQADKSRASIEGLDEADFDASNNVETAKSTTGTGYGAQSDGGREEVEQQNGVDVIR, from the coding sequence ATGCAGGATATCGTTCAGGACGCCCTCGAGAACGCCGAGCAGGAGGCCCGACAGATGGACGCCGAGTTCGACGGCGACGAATTCGGCGATCCACGGATCGTCATCGTCGGCTGTGGCGGTGCGGGTAACAACACCGTCAACCGGCTGTACAACATCGGCGTCGACGGTGCCGACACCGTGGCGATCAACACGGACAAGCAGCACCTCAAGATGATCGAGGCCGACACGAAGATCCTGGTCGGCAAGTCCCTGACAAACGGGCTCGGCGCGGGCGGCGACCCCTCGATGGGCGAGCGCGCGACCGAGATGGCCCAGGGCACGATCAAGGAAGTGCTCGGCGACGCGGACCTCGTGTTCGTGACCGCCGGCATGGGCGGCGGGACCGGCACCGGCGCCGCGCCGGTGGTCTCGGAGATCGCCAAAGAGCAGGGTGCGATCGTCGTCGGCATGGTCTCGACGCCGTTTAACGTCGAGCGCGCACGCACGGTCAAGGCCGAGGAAGGCCTCGAGAAGCTGCGCGAGCAGGCCGACTCGATCATCGTGCTCGACAACAACCGGCTGCTCGATTACGTCCCGAACCTCCCGATCGGCAAGGCGTTCTCGGTGATGGACCAGATCATCGCCGAGACGGTCAAGGGCATCTCGGAGACGATCACCCAGCCGTCGCTGATCAACCTGGACTACGCCGACATGTCCACGATCATGAACCAGGGCGGCGTCGCCGTCATGCTGGTCGGCGAAACCCAGGACAAGAACAAGACCGACGAGGTCGTCAAGGACGCGATGAACCACCCGCTGCTGGACGTCGACTACCGCGGCGCCTCCGGCGGACTGGTCCACATCACGGGCGGCCCCGACCTCACCCTCAAAGAGGCCGAGGGGATCGCGGACAACATCACGGAGCGACTCGAGGCGTCCGCGAACGTCATCTGGGGCGCCCGGATTCAGGAGAACTACAAGGGCAAGGTCCGCGTCATGGCGATCATGACCGGCGTCCAGAGCGCCCAGGTGCTCGGCCCTACCACGCAAAAGCAGGCCGATAAGTCCCGCGCGAGCATCGAAGGGCTCGACGAGGCCGACTTCGACGCGAGCAACAACGTCGAAACCGCGAAATCGACTACCGGCACCGGCTACGGTGCCCAGAGCGACGGCGGTCGCGAGGAAGTCGAACAGCAAAACGGCGTCGACGTGATCCGGTAG
- a CDS encoding ribbon-helix-helix domain-containing protein, whose translation MERVTLRIPKQQIEEVEQLVDSGEFPNRSEAIRSAVREMINEEYDGQTEQSRQRNWAKV comes from the coding sequence ATGGAGCGTGTGACACTGCGCATTCCGAAACAGCAGATCGAGGAGGTCGAACAGTTAGTTGACTCGGGCGAGTTCCCGAACCGGAGTGAGGCGATCCGGTCGGCCGTCCGCGAGATGATCAACGAAGAGTACGACGGACAGACCGAGCAGTCCCGTCAGCGTAACTGGGCCAAGGTGTAA
- a CDS encoding double zinc ribbon domain-containing protein has protein sequence MSKITFRADDDLVEELEALETSKSEAMREALRAYLEDEVSGVSVRNGSDGAETETTARADETAIDDLVRERVDELLTERLAELEHNAHGRERQPRAQSSQPQDVNVTIALEDGRARRVDEAQDSASSRAQARSDSRPARESEHGHDHSQQPQDGPQSRTQSRQHTCGQCGEDVDSEHVFCPNCGEKVSRRLFCDCGDELRSDWAFCPSCGRRTASADVLESNSQRS, from the coding sequence ATGAGCAAGATCACGTTCCGCGCCGACGACGACCTCGTCGAGGAACTCGAGGCGCTCGAGACCTCGAAGAGCGAGGCGATGCGGGAGGCGCTTCGGGCGTACCTCGAGGACGAGGTGAGCGGTGTATCGGTGCGGAACGGATCAGACGGGGCCGAAACCGAGACCACAGCGCGCGCGGACGAAACCGCGATCGACGATCTGGTTCGCGAGCGCGTCGACGAACTCCTGACGGAGCGACTGGCGGAGTTGGAACACAACGCGCACGGGCGCGAGCGACAGCCGCGCGCGCAGTCATCGCAGCCACAGGACGTCAACGTCACGATCGCGCTCGAGGACGGGCGGGCGCGGCGCGTCGACGAGGCACAGGATTCGGCGTCGTCACGGGCGCAGGCCCGGTCCGATTCCCGGCCCGCTCGCGAGAGCGAACACGGCCACGATCACTCGCAGCAGCCACAGGATGGGCCTCAGTCTCGAACCCAGAGCCGACAGCACACGTGCGGCCAGTGCGGCGAGGACGTCGACAGCGAGCACGTCTTCTGTCCCAACTGTGGGGAGAAGGTGTCCCGCCGGCTGTTCTGCGACTGTGGTGACGAACTGCGATCGGACTGGGCGTTCTGCCCCAGCTGCGGGCGTCGGACGGCGTCAGCGGACGTGCTCGAGTCGAACAGTCAGCGATCGTGA
- a CDS encoding CapA family protein yields MKDRRLNRRQFLGTVGVGVASGVAGCGYLEQREETATERERPIEGVVRSVGGDPIASASVAVRAPTASDEPNPTSTDGDGRFSLEASGPVQLTVRQDGYNSRVRAVAPGETPEIRLAEDDAVSMAFGGDVMFGRRYYDAPEDDLRPRFQLDPDDRLASHRELLADVAPYFRATDIGSINLETSLTTTEWCHPSKAYTFTGHPVAAEALADAGIDYAALGNNHIFDALEPGLKETLETLEAADIAHSGAGENSDAAWEPALVERGGTTVAFLSCTTVVGGGYDIDWSADRNPDRTHEVEPQEGVDADSSLQLSGAMGAAEPTPERLRTAAERAADAADLVVVQIHGGTQYVREPTDEMVALIDAAIDGGADLVVNHHPHVTGGVERRDGALVAWTLGNLVFDQQFWATLRSFVLTVDVDESGIVRANTEPVVIQGYKPQPATGRSRQRLARRTAALADDPFGLTADGVRTVGSEPDSSTETVSGDGELFRIVDGWVADVSGDGTVRFGRDRLRFGSFRNELVTESPVEGPLWRFGRSHAAVSPDLAPGDVPRSPVNALELERSADNSYRAMLSPRHRIPISGAPLVLTGCYRFDGADELEVQLSWYDDTSGESFDQTRYSPDGTEGDWHRFRYDLEPPADAEYVMPYSFLSPPESGDVTVRVTDLRLVELADEPTPGADHLLVDGATTVELAQYPGTDSGETELEPLEDPGES; encoded by the coding sequence ATGAAAGATCGACGGTTGAACCGTCGACAGTTCCTCGGAACCGTCGGCGTCGGCGTCGCAAGCGGGGTCGCAGGGTGCGGATATCTCGAGCAGCGCGAGGAGACGGCGACCGAGCGCGAGCGACCGATCGAGGGCGTCGTTCGCTCGGTCGGCGGTGATCCGATCGCCAGCGCGTCGGTCGCCGTTCGGGCACCCACTGCGAGCGACGAACCGAACCCGACGTCGACGGACGGAGACGGGCGCTTTTCGCTCGAGGCGAGCGGGCCCGTCCAGTTGACCGTTCGCCAGGACGGGTACAACAGTCGCGTCCGCGCGGTCGCGCCTGGGGAGACGCCGGAGATCAGACTCGCCGAAGACGACGCCGTCTCCATGGCGTTCGGCGGGGACGTGATGTTCGGCCGTCGGTACTACGACGCGCCCGAGGACGATCTACGCCCGCGATTCCAACTCGATCCGGACGATCGACTCGCGTCCCACCGAGAACTGCTCGCGGACGTCGCACCGTACTTCCGGGCGACGGATATCGGCTCGATCAATCTCGAGACGTCGCTGACGACGACGGAATGGTGCCACCCCTCGAAAGCCTACACGTTTACGGGCCATCCCGTCGCGGCCGAGGCGCTGGCCGACGCCGGAATCGACTACGCGGCGCTGGGGAACAACCACATCTTCGACGCACTGGAACCGGGGCTGAAGGAGACGCTCGAGACGCTCGAGGCGGCCGACATCGCCCACTCCGGTGCGGGAGAGAACAGCGACGCAGCGTGGGAACCCGCACTCGTCGAGCGCGGCGGGACGACGGTGGCGTTCCTCTCGTGTACGACGGTCGTCGGTGGCGGCTACGACATCGACTGGTCCGCCGACCGGAATCCCGATCGAACGCACGAAGTCGAGCCGCAGGAGGGAGTCGACGCCGACTCGTCGCTCCAGCTTTCGGGCGCGATGGGCGCCGCCGAGCCGACGCCGGAGCGGCTGCGAACGGCTGCCGAGCGCGCTGCCGACGCCGCCGATCTCGTCGTCGTCCAGATCCACGGCGGGACCCAGTACGTTCGCGAGCCGACCGACGAGATGGTCGCCCTGATCGATGCCGCGATCGACGGCGGCGCGGATCTGGTCGTCAACCACCACCCCCACGTGACCGGCGGCGTCGAACGCCGCGACGGCGCGCTCGTGGCCTGGACGCTCGGCAATCTGGTCTTCGACCAGCAGTTCTGGGCGACGCTCCGGTCGTTCGTCCTCACCGTCGACGTCGACGAGAGCGGGATCGTCCGAGCCAACACCGAGCCGGTCGTCATTCAGGGATACAAACCCCAGCCGGCGACGGGGCGGTCGCGACAGCGCCTCGCTCGCCGCACGGCGGCGCTGGCCGACGATCCGTTCGGACTGACCGCGGACGGCGTCCGTACCGTCGGCAGCGAGCCCGACTCGAGCACGGAGACGGTTAGCGGCGACGGCGAGCTGTTTCGGATCGTCGACGGCTGGGTGGCGGACGTCAGCGGGGACGGGACGGTCCGGTTCGGCCGCGACAGACTTCGGTTCGGGAGTTTCCGCAACGAGTTGGTGACGGAATCCCCGGTCGAGGGGCCGCTGTGGCGGTTCGGTCGCTCGCACGCCGCCGTCAGTCCCGACCTCGCACCCGGGGACGTCCCGCGCTCGCCGGTCAATGCACTCGAACTCGAGCGGTCGGCGGACAACAGCTACCGCGCCATGCTGTCACCCCGTCACCGAATCCCGATTTCCGGGGCGCCGCTGGTACTGACCGGCTGCTACCGGTTCGACGGAGCCGACGAACTCGAGGTGCAGCTGTCGTGGTACGACGACACGAGCGGCGAGTCGTTCGACCAGACGCGTTACTCCCCCGATGGAACCGAGGGAGACTGGCACCGATTCCGGTACGACCTCGAGCCGCCGGCCGACGCCGAGTACGTGATGCCGTATAGCTTCCTCTCGCCGCCCGAGTCCGGCGACGTCACTGTCCGCGTGACTGATCTCCGGCTCGTAGAACTGGCCGACGAGCCGACACCGGGCGCCGACCACCTCCTCGTCGACGGGGCGACGACGGTGGAACTCGCACAGTACCCAGGGACAGACAGCGGAGAAACCGAACTCGAGCCGCTCGAGGACCCGGGAGAATCGTAG
- a CDS encoding PAS domain S-box protein, translating to MTAFKERERKLESELREVFGRVSDAFYAVDEDLRFTHVNDRAAELLGYDEDDLLGERIADLFPESDERRYIRERFETAMETQETIDLEHYSKILGVWIEATIYPSESGVSVYFRDITERKEIEQELRESEARFQTLAENVDEIVWMSTPDTKEMLYINPVYEDVWGRSRESLYDDPYSFLESVHPDDRDRVAEAYGSLPDSEYDEEFRVVRSDGSTRWVHAQGVPVRDEEDTPVRIVGIAADVTERRERERELREAKSQLEAATEAGAVGTWEWHVPEDRFVAGASFARTFDVDPEAAREGVSLERFVSSIHEADRDRVEDAIDEALETCGEYEAEYRVRNADGEWRWVVARGHVECDGDGNPITFPGALADITERKRAEQALEETKTQLETLIGVLPVGVVVAEADGSLVRANDVSKAIWGGNVFDADCIDDYEQFTGWWADTGTPVAPDEWTMARVLQGEEVTEPDVFEIEADGGERRTIAVRGMPVRNADGEVVRGVVTQSDITERREYRRRLETSERRHRTLVENFPDGAVALFDEDLEYTAVGGHYFDVVEADPDDRVGHHVSEVYPDDIVAEIEPAFHAALNGEESDFEVTYNDRHFRLHTVPVRDADGDIYAGMAVAQDVTERREYERKLEDSNERLEQFAYAVSHDLQEPLRMVSSYLSLLEDRYEDELDDDGREFIEFAVDGAERMRAMIDGLLEYSRVETRGDPLEPTDLNAVVDEVLDDLQFRIEETDADISVPELPHVEGDSNQLRQVFQNLLENAIEYSGDEPPSITLSVDQRSDDWVISVADEGIGIDPDDADRIFDVFERLHTQDEHAGTGIGLALCERIVDRHGGEIWVDSDPGEGSTFSFTLSDASNTE from the coding sequence GTGACCGCCTTCAAGGAGCGCGAACGCAAACTCGAGAGCGAACTCCGAGAGGTGTTCGGCCGCGTCTCGGACGCGTTTTATGCGGTCGACGAGGACCTGCGGTTCACGCACGTCAACGACCGCGCCGCGGAACTGCTCGGGTACGACGAGGACGACCTGCTCGGTGAACGGATCGCAGACCTCTTTCCGGAATCGGACGAACGCCGATACATCCGCGAGCGTTTTGAGACGGCGATGGAGACCCAGGAGACGATCGACCTCGAACACTACTCCAAGATACTCGGGGTCTGGATCGAGGCGACCATCTATCCCTCCGAGAGCGGCGTTTCGGTGTACTTCCGTGATATTACTGAGCGCAAGGAGATCGAGCAGGAACTCCGCGAGAGCGAGGCGCGGTTCCAAACCCTCGCCGAGAACGTCGACGAGATCGTCTGGATGTCGACGCCCGATACCAAGGAGATGCTGTATATCAACCCTGTCTACGAGGACGTGTGGGGCCGGAGCCGCGAGTCACTCTACGACGACCCCTACTCGTTCCTCGAGTCGGTCCATCCCGACGACCGCGACCGCGTCGCCGAGGCCTACGGTTCACTACCCGACAGCGAGTACGACGAGGAGTTCCGCGTCGTCCGCTCCGACGGGTCGACCCGGTGGGTCCACGCTCAGGGCGTCCCGGTCCGCGACGAGGAGGACACGCCCGTTCGTATCGTCGGGATCGCCGCCGACGTCACCGAGCGCAGGGAGCGCGAACGGGAACTTCGCGAGGCCAAATCGCAACTCGAGGCCGCGACCGAAGCCGGCGCGGTCGGGACCTGGGAGTGGCACGTCCCCGAGGACCGGTTCGTCGCCGGTGCCTCGTTCGCCAGAACGTTCGACGTCGATCCCGAGGCGGCCCGCGAGGGCGTCTCGCTCGAGCGGTTCGTCTCGTCGATCCACGAGGCCGACCGCGACCGCGTCGAAGACGCGATCGATGAGGCCCTCGAAACCTGCGGCGAGTACGAGGCCGAGTACCGGGTCCGCAACGCCGACGGCGAGTGGCGGTGGGTCGTCGCCCGCGGCCACGTCGAGTGCGACGGGGACGGGAACCCGATTACGTTCCCCGGCGCACTCGCCGACATCACGGAACGAAAGCGGGCTGAACAGGCTCTCGAGGAAACGAAGACGCAACTCGAGACGCTGATCGGGGTACTGCCGGTCGGTGTTGTCGTCGCCGAAGCCGACGGCTCGCTCGTCAGGGCCAACGACGTTTCGAAGGCGATCTGGGGTGGCAACGTCTTCGATGCGGACTGTATCGACGATTACGAGCAGTTCACCGGCTGGTGGGCGGATACGGGAACCCCGGTCGCCCCCGACGAATGGACGATGGCTCGCGTGCTCCAAGGCGAGGAGGTCACCGAACCCGACGTCTTCGAAATCGAGGCCGACGGCGGAGAGCGCCGGACGATCGCCGTCCGCGGCATGCCGGTCCGGAACGCCGACGGCGAGGTCGTCAGGGGCGTCGTCACGCAGTCCGACATCACGGAGCGTCGGGAGTACCGCCGCAGACTCGAGACCAGCGAGCGCCGCCATCGGACGCTCGTCGAGAACTTCCCCGACGGCGCAGTCGCGCTGTTCGACGAGGACCTCGAGTACACCGCCGTCGGCGGCCACTACTTCGATGTCGTCGAGGCAGATCCCGACGACCGAGTCGGTCACCACGTCTCCGAGGTCTATCCGGACGATATCGTCGCCGAGATCGAACCAGCGTTTCACGCTGCCCTTAACGGCGAGGAATCCGACTTCGAGGTCACGTATAACGACCGTCACTTCCGGCTCCACACCGTTCCCGTCAGGGACGCCGACGGCGACATCTACGCCGGTATGGCCGTCGCACAGGACGTCACCGAACGCCGCGAGTACGAGCGCAAACTCGAGGACTCGAACGAGCGACTCGAGCAGTTCGCCTACGCCGTCTCTCACGATCTGCAGGAACCGCTCCGGATGGTCTCGAGCTACCTGAGCCTGCTCGAGGATCGGTACGAGGACGAACTCGATGACGACGGGCGGGAGTTCATCGAGTTCGCGGTCGACGGCGCCGAGCGCATGCGGGCGATGATCGACGGCCTCCTCGAGTACTCTCGCGTCGAGACACGCGGCGACCCCCTCGAGCCCACGGACCTGAACGCGGTCGTCGACGAGGTTCTCGACGATCTGCAGTTCCGCATCGAGGAAACTGACGCCGATATCAGCGTCCCGGAACTGCCCCATGTCGAGGGCGACAGCAACCAGTTGCGGCAGGTGTTCCAGAACCTGCTCGAGAACGCGATCGAGTACAGCGGCGACGAGCCCCCATCGATCACCCTCTCAGTAGATCAACGAAGCGACGACTGGGTAATTTCGGTCGCTGACGAGGGGATCGGGATCGATCCCGACGACGCTGATCGGATCTTCGACGTCTTCGAGCGGCTGCACACCCAGGACGAACACGCCGGTACGGGAATCGGGCTCGCGCTGTGCGAGCGGATCGTCGACCGCCACGGCGGCGAGATCTGGGTCGACTCCGACCCCGGCGAGGGATCGACGTTCTCGTTTACGCTGTCCGACGCGAGTAACACGGAGTAA